One Mycolicibacterium parafortuitum DNA segment encodes these proteins:
- the hadA gene encoding (3R)-hydroxyacyl-ACP dehydratase subunit HadA: MSSLAGYVGTHFRYPDFYTVGREKIREYAVAVKNDDPAYFEEAAAAELGHDSLPAPLTFISVFGYQAQLAMFDAAGIGISDAQIVQVDQAIRFVRPIKAGDKLYCDVWIDSVRKAHGTDLIVTKNIVSTEDGQVVQECYTTLAGRSEEDGESGFTDGTA, from the coding sequence GTGTCGTCGCTGGCTGGATACGTCGGAACGCACTTCCGGTATCCCGATTTCTACACCGTCGGCCGCGAGAAGATCCGCGAGTACGCCGTGGCGGTCAAGAACGACGATCCCGCGTACTTCGAGGAAGCCGCTGCCGCCGAGTTGGGCCACGACTCGCTGCCGGCGCCGCTGACCTTCATCTCGGTGTTCGGATACCAGGCGCAGTTGGCGATGTTCGACGCCGCCGGTATCGGCATTTCTGACGCGCAGATCGTCCAGGTCGACCAGGCCATCCGGTTCGTCCGGCCCATCAAGGCGGGCGACAAGCTCTACTGCGACGTGTGGATCGACTCGGTCCGCAAAGCGCACGGCACGGACCTCATCGTGACCAAGAACATCGTCAGCACAGAAGACGGCCAAGTCGTGCAGGAGTGCTACACCACGCTGGCGGGTCGTAGCGAAGAAGACGGAGAGAGTGGCTTCACAGATGGCACTGCGTGA
- the rpmG gene encoding 50S ribosomal protein L33 produces MASSTDVRPKITLACEVCKHRNYITKKNRRNDPDRLEIKKFCPNCGKHQAHKESR; encoded by the coding sequence GTGGCCTCCAGTACTGACGTGCGGCCCAAGATCACCTTGGCCTGCGAGGTGTGCAAGCACCGCAACTACATCACCAAGAAGAACCGCCGCAACGATCCCGACCGCCTCGAGATCAAGAAGTTCTGCCCGAACTGCGGTAAGCACCAGGCCCACAAAGAGTCGCGCTAG
- a CDS encoding MBL fold metallo-hydrolase: MPATDDPATENTDRLYFKQLLSGRDFAAGDMIAQQMRNFAYLIGDRETGDTVVVDPAYAAGDLVDALEADGMHLSGVLVTHHHPDHVGGSMMGFTLKGLAELLERVSVPVHVNAHEADWVANVTGIARSELTAHQHGDKVAVGAIDIELLHTPGHTPGSQCFLLDGRLVAGDTLFLEGCGRTDFPGGNVDDMFRSLQALAQLPGDPTVFPGHWYSAEPSAPLSDVRGSNYVYRARDLDQWRMLMGG, from the coding sequence ATGCCCGCCACGGATGACCCCGCCACGGAGAACACCGACCGCCTCTACTTCAAGCAGCTGCTGTCCGGGCGCGATTTCGCCGCCGGCGACATGATCGCCCAGCAGATGCGCAATTTCGCCTATCTGATCGGCGACCGCGAGACCGGCGACACCGTCGTCGTCGACCCCGCCTACGCCGCCGGGGATCTGGTGGACGCGCTGGAGGCCGACGGCATGCACCTGTCCGGAGTGCTGGTCACCCACCACCACCCAGACCATGTCGGCGGCTCGATGATGGGGTTCACGCTCAAGGGCCTCGCCGAGCTGCTGGAGCGGGTCAGCGTCCCGGTGCACGTGAACGCCCACGAGGCCGACTGGGTCGCGAACGTCACCGGGATCGCGCGCAGTGAGCTGACCGCTCACCAGCACGGCGACAAGGTCGCGGTCGGCGCCATCGACATCGAGCTGCTGCACACCCCCGGTCACACCCCGGGCAGCCAGTGCTTCCTGCTCGACGGGCGCCTCGTCGCGGGCGACACCCTGTTCCTGGAAGGGTGCGGGCGCACCGACTTCCCCGGCGGCAACGTCGACGACATGTTCCGCAGCCTGCAGGCCCTCGCCCAGCTTCCCGGCGATCCGACGGTGTTCCCGGGCCACTGGTACTCCGCCGAGCCGAGCGCGCCGTTGTCGGATGTGCGCGGCAGCAACTACGTCTACCGGGCCCGCGATCTGGACCAGTGGCGGATGCTGATGGGCGGCTGA
- a CDS encoding phospholipase effector Tle1 domain-containing protein — translation MKNIALCFDRDRDLDGAENPTNAALLAQLLLRTDDQLVWSAGPRRGDVDEARAAIVEAYGFLVDHWRPGDRILLFGAGHGATCAHSLAQLLGAVGVLGDDDVAGWSAEDFRGYVLSTYVLPRTWRDAADWAHIAGLTAALSGRSEAGADVHFLGMFDAAGYPGTPLGREPSRLPRVRAARHALALDGAPRPRAPRLPDGPESVREVWFRGGHRDLVGGHRACPPLAGIALDWVLDGAVTAGAIVGCGVDGHPAPMAADALAGHAHTVAVRKVPDGAAVHASVQSQLRAHPSYWRHLPARVAWTDPDWAARAERLVPGSVTPPSVTESPALVAAS, via the coding sequence GTGAAGAACATCGCGCTGTGCTTCGACCGTGACCGCGACCTCGACGGTGCCGAGAATCCCACCAATGCCGCGCTGCTGGCGCAACTGCTGCTGCGCACCGACGACCAGCTCGTCTGGTCCGCCGGCCCCCGCCGCGGCGACGTGGACGAGGCCCGCGCGGCCATCGTCGAGGCGTACGGGTTCCTCGTCGACCATTGGCGGCCGGGCGACCGGATCTTGTTGTTCGGTGCCGGCCACGGCGCGACCTGCGCGCACTCGCTGGCCCAGCTGCTCGGCGCCGTCGGGGTGCTGGGTGACGACGACGTGGCCGGCTGGTCGGCCGAGGACTTCCGCGGCTACGTGCTCTCCACCTACGTACTGCCCCGCACCTGGCGCGATGCGGCCGACTGGGCGCACATCGCCGGGTTGACGGCAGCCCTGTCCGGCCGCTCCGAGGCCGGTGCCGACGTACATTTCCTCGGCATGTTCGATGCCGCGGGCTACCCCGGCACTCCCCTCGGGCGAGAGCCGTCGCGGCTACCCCGCGTGCGCGCGGCGCGGCACGCGCTGGCGCTGGACGGCGCACCGCGACCGCGGGCGCCGCGGCTGCCCGACGGCCCCGAGTCCGTGCGCGAGGTCTGGTTCCGGGGCGGGCACCGCGACCTCGTCGGCGGCCACCGCGCGTGCCCACCGCTGGCCGGAATCGCATTGGACTGGGTGCTCGACGGTGCTGTCACCGCCGGGGCGATCGTGGGGTGCGGCGTCGACGGCCACCCCGCTCCGATGGCCGCCGACGCCTTGGCCGGGCATGCGCACACCGTGGCCGTCCGCAAAGTTCCCGACGGCGCTGCGGTGCATGCGAGCGTGCAGAGCCAGTTGCGGGCGCATCCGTCCTATTGGCGGCACCTGCCCGCGCGGGTGGCGTGGACGGATCCGGACTGGGCGGCGCGCGCGGAACGACTCGTGCCGGGCTCCGTGACGCCCCCGTCCGTCACGGAGAGCCCGGCACTCGTCGCGGCTTCCTGA
- a CDS encoding crotonase/enoyl-CoA hydratase family protein, with amino-acid sequence MTDSVSYEFADSVATITLDDGKVNVLGPAMQAAINGALDRAEADKTKAVVLAGNSRVFSGGFDLSVFQSGDAAAALGMLSGGFELSLRTLTFPAPVIIAATGPAIAMGSFLLLSGDHRIGQPKSRCQAIEVAIGMTIPISALEIMRARLTPAAFERAAALATTFAGADAVAAGWLDEIVDADQVLPRAQQVAAEAAATLHTGAHLATKLKARKGAIEAIQAGIDGLAEEFTLGT; translated from the coding sequence ATGACCGACTCCGTCTCGTATGAGTTCGCCGACTCCGTGGCCACGATCACCCTCGACGACGGCAAGGTGAACGTGCTCGGGCCCGCCATGCAGGCTGCGATCAACGGGGCGCTCGACCGCGCCGAGGCGGACAAGACCAAGGCCGTCGTGCTGGCCGGCAACTCCCGGGTGTTCAGCGGCGGTTTCGATCTCTCGGTGTTCCAGTCCGGCGATGCCGCCGCCGCGCTGGGCATGCTCTCCGGCGGCTTCGAACTGTCGCTGCGGACGCTGACGTTCCCGGCGCCGGTGATCATCGCCGCCACCGGGCCCGCGATCGCGATGGGCTCGTTCCTGCTGCTCTCCGGCGACCACCGGATCGGCCAGCCGAAGTCACGGTGCCAGGCCATCGAGGTCGCGATCGGCATGACGATCCCGATCTCGGCGCTGGAGATCATGCGCGCCCGGCTCACCCCGGCGGCCTTCGAGCGGGCCGCCGCGCTGGCGACGACGTTCGCCGGTGCCGACGCGGTGGCCGCCGGCTGGCTCGACGAGATCGTCGACGCCGATCAGGTGCTCCCCCGGGCACAGCAGGTGGCGGCCGAGGCGGCGGCCACCCTGCACACCGGCGCCCACCTGGCCACCAAGCTGAAGGCCCGCAAGGGCGCAATCGAGGCGATCCAGGCCGGGATCGACGGCCTGGCAGAGGAATTCACCCTCGGCACCTGA
- a CDS encoding MSMEG_0572/Sll0783 family nitrogen starvation response protein, with amino-acid sequence MPFDATIAENIATSLAEIPHPSLPKGSNIYGGTKIFPDYKAENGESYFTLVHGIAHESSVSFVAVLQATRALRKGFESAIYFYGPGAINCLATRGFPTTGDSGFPGEQNINDALGTFIGEGGTVFCCRFGLALHGGREEDLIEGVIPAHPLDVQDALIHYARKGAIINSTYMV; translated from the coding sequence ATGCCTTTTGACGCCACGATCGCGGAGAACATCGCCACCTCGCTCGCCGAGATCCCCCACCCGTCACTGCCCAAGGGCTCCAACATCTACGGCGGCACCAAGATCTTCCCCGACTACAAGGCCGAGAACGGCGAGAGCTACTTCACCCTCGTCCACGGCATCGCCCACGAGTCGTCGGTCAGCTTCGTCGCGGTGCTGCAGGCCACCCGCGCACTTCGGAAGGGCTTCGAGTCGGCGATCTACTTCTACGGCCCCGGGGCAATCAACTGCCTTGCCACCCGCGGCTTTCCGACCACCGGAGACTCAGGATTCCCCGGTGAGCAGAACATCAACGACGCGCTCGGGACGTTCATCGGCGAGGGCGGAACCGTGTTCTGCTGCCGCTTCGGACTTGCCCTGCACGGCGGCCGCGAAGAGGACCTCATCGAAGGCGTCATCCCTGCACACCCACTGGACGTACAGGACGCGTTGATCCACTACGCCCGGAAGGGCGCCATCATCAACTCCACCTACATGGTCTGA
- a CDS encoding carbon-nitrogen hydrolase family protein has product MTKLAAVSANFTRDLEQNYALIAALVDEARARGVDYLALPEAALGGYLSSLGNHGDTVKTAQQSLPPAITLDGPEIARVQHIVGDLVVAIGFCELAEDGHTRYNAAAVLDGGTVYGSYRKVHQPLGEGMSYSAGDGYRVFDTPVGRIGLQICYDKAFPEAARIMALQGAQVITSLSAWPAARTATAENLQEDRWTYRFNLFDTARALDNQVFWVASNQSGTFGSLRYVGNAKVVDPGGNILATTHLGSGMAVADVDIEETFRTMRAGMFHLRDRRPDVYGPVTEAGTPAVVWQAFEHA; this is encoded by the coding sequence ATGACGAAACTCGCGGCCGTCTCGGCGAACTTCACCCGCGACCTCGAACAGAACTACGCACTGATCGCAGCCCTGGTCGATGAGGCCAGAGCCCGGGGCGTCGATTATCTGGCCTTGCCCGAGGCCGCGCTCGGTGGCTATCTGTCCTCACTCGGCAACCACGGCGACACGGTGAAGACCGCGCAACAGTCCCTGCCGCCGGCGATCACCCTCGACGGCCCGGAGATCGCCAGGGTCCAGCACATCGTCGGTGACCTGGTGGTCGCGATCGGCTTCTGCGAACTCGCCGAGGACGGACACACCCGGTACAACGCCGCCGCGGTGCTCGACGGCGGAACCGTCTACGGCTCCTACCGCAAGGTGCACCAACCGTTGGGCGAGGGCATGTCGTACTCGGCAGGTGACGGCTACCGGGTCTTCGACACCCCCGTCGGCCGAATCGGTCTGCAGATCTGTTACGACAAGGCCTTTCCGGAGGCCGCCCGGATCATGGCGCTGCAAGGGGCACAGGTGATCACCAGCCTGTCGGCGTGGCCCGCAGCGCGCACCGCGACCGCCGAGAACCTGCAGGAAGATCGGTGGACCTACCGGTTCAACCTGTTCGACACCGCCCGGGCACTCGACAATCAGGTCTTCTGGGTGGCGTCCAACCAGAGTGGCACCTTCGGTTCACTGCGCTACGTGGGCAACGCGAAGGTCGTCGACCCCGGCGGGAACATCTTGGCGACCACACATCTCGGCAGCGGTATGGCGGTCGCCGACGTCGACATCGAAGAGACCTTCCGCACCATGCGGGCCGGGATGTTTCACCTGCGCGACCGCAGGCCCGACGTCTATGGTCCGGTGACCGAAGCCGGGACCCCGGCCGTGGTATGGCAGGCCTTCGAACATGCCTGA
- a CDS encoding MSMEG_0570 family nitrogen starvation response protein, which yields MPEMTFHVRWPDGVEQQCYSPSLVVHDHLSVGATYDVAEFVARTTLAMAEAGDRVRARYGFACTAAAATAREIRRTASRYPADAAIRVIAMNPDKES from the coding sequence ATGCCTGAGATGACGTTCCACGTGCGCTGGCCCGACGGCGTTGAGCAACAGTGCTATTCACCGAGTCTGGTGGTGCACGACCACCTCAGCGTCGGCGCCACCTACGACGTCGCCGAGTTCGTCGCCCGCACCACCCTTGCGATGGCAGAGGCCGGCGATCGCGTGCGCGCCCGGTACGGATTCGCTTGTACCGCAGCGGCGGCCACCGCCCGGGAGATCCGGCGCACGGCGTCCCGCTATCCCGCCGACGCTGCCATCCGGGTCATTGCGATGAACCCCGACAAGGAGTCCTGA
- a CDS encoding MSMEG_0569 family flavin-dependent oxidoreductase: protein MTTAASHTTVAIIGGGQAGLSVSWYLSRAGIDHVVLEAHTPVHAWSDSRWDNFTLVTPNWHCRLPGYAYDGPDPDGFMTRDEVVDWLGGWLATFEAPVRPHTRVSRLRHGTDGGFELTLQTAAGEQTLACEHAVIATGGYPIPVLPPFAGALSPAVSQIHSEQYRNAGQLPDGAVLVVGTGQSGTQIAEDLHLAGRQVHLAVGNAPRVARFYRGRDCMTWLSDMGLYDKTAAEYPGGKAAIEKTNHYVTGRDGGRDIDLRRFAAEGMMLYGTLTDGHGGSLRFAPTLRRALDHADSVYNSICADIDAHIARTGADAPPPSRYTPVWEPESEPAALDLAAEQIGAIVWAIGYRPDYRWIEVSAFDGGGRPMQNRGVTTVPGLSFVGLPWMHTWGSGRFLGIDRDARHIAATIIDSENSKVRRSALRTPRYAETA from the coding sequence ATGACCACCGCCGCATCACACACCACGGTCGCGATCATCGGGGGCGGCCAAGCCGGTCTGTCGGTGAGCTGGTACCTGAGCCGCGCCGGAATCGACCACGTGGTGCTGGAAGCCCACACCCCCGTGCACGCGTGGAGTGACAGCCGTTGGGACAACTTCACCCTCGTCACGCCGAACTGGCACTGCCGGCTGCCGGGCTACGCGTACGACGGACCCGACCCGGACGGCTTCATGACCCGCGACGAGGTGGTCGACTGGCTCGGCGGCTGGCTCGCCACCTTCGAGGCACCCGTGCGTCCGCACACCCGGGTCTCCCGGTTGCGTCACGGCACCGACGGTGGCTTCGAGCTCACCCTGCAGACCGCTGCCGGGGAACAGACACTGGCGTGCGAGCACGCCGTGATCGCCACCGGCGGCTATCCGATCCCTGTCCTGCCCCCTTTCGCGGGCGCACTGTCGCCTGCGGTCTCTCAGATCCATTCCGAGCAGTACCGCAACGCCGGGCAACTGCCCGACGGCGCCGTGCTCGTCGTCGGCACCGGCCAATCCGGCACCCAGATCGCCGAAGACCTCCACCTGGCAGGCCGGCAGGTGCACCTCGCGGTCGGGAATGCCCCCCGGGTGGCCCGGTTCTACCGCGGCAGGGATTGCATGACATGGCTTTCCGACATGGGGCTGTACGACAAAACCGCCGCCGAGTACCCGGGCGGCAAGGCGGCCATCGAGAAGACGAACCACTACGTCACCGGACGCGACGGCGGCCGTGACATCGATCTGCGCCGCTTCGCCGCCGAAGGCATGATGCTCTACGGCACACTCACCGACGGGCACGGCGGTTCGCTGCGGTTCGCACCGACCCTGCGGCGCGCACTCGATCACGCCGACTCGGTGTACAACTCGATCTGCGCGGACATCGACGCCCACATCGCGAGAACGGGCGCCGATGCCCCGCCTCCGAGCCGCTACACCCCGGTGTGGGAGCCCGAGAGCGAGCCCGCCGCACTGGATCTCGCGGCGGAGCAGATCGGCGCAATCGTCTGGGCGATCGGTTACCGGCCCGACTACCGGTGGATCGAGGTGAGCGCGTTCGACGGTGGTGGCCGCCCGATGCAGAACCGGGGCGTGACGACGGTGCCGGGGCTGTCCTTCGTCGGGCTGCCCTGGATGCACACCTGGGGATCCGGGCGGTTCCTCGGCATCGACCGAGATGCGCGGCACATCGCCGCGACGATCATCGACAGTGAGAACAGCAAGGTTCGCCGCAGCGCCTTGCGTACCCCCAGATACGCAGAGACCGCTTAG
- a CDS encoding MSMEG_0568 family radical SAM protein yields the protein MTPSPGSTRVDLALLGIRGRPPLHRTAGAGPSDDGHLVIDGLNAAIPRNPQSPYSFDGQRILFDGYDTGVDVEVIERPKFYDLVTVDGVPYEKLARLHGRNVLATTVVQTCIRYSPDQRCRFCSIEESLRAGATTAVKRPGELAEVARAAVRLDGVTQMVMTTGTSAGPDRGARHLARCVRAVKEAVPGLPIQVQCEPPADLAVLTELREAGADAIGIHVESLDDEVRRRWMPGKATVPLHRYRAAWREAVRVFGRNQVSTYLLVGLGEDPEELIAGAGDLIEMGVYPFVVPFRPHPGTLAVDVDGAHAPDAAVVEKVSREVAHRLRLAGMAGADQKAGCAACGACGVLQNMGG from the coding sequence ATGACCCCGTCCCCCGGCTCCACCCGCGTCGATCTCGCGCTCCTCGGCATCCGCGGGCGGCCCCCGCTGCACCGCACCGCGGGCGCCGGGCCCAGCGACGACGGCCACCTCGTCATCGACGGTCTGAACGCCGCGATTCCCCGGAACCCGCAGAGTCCGTATTCGTTCGACGGCCAGAGGATCCTGTTCGACGGATACGACACCGGTGTGGACGTCGAGGTGATCGAGCGCCCGAAGTTCTACGATCTCGTCACGGTCGACGGGGTGCCGTACGAGAAGCTGGCCCGGCTACACGGCCGCAACGTGCTGGCCACCACCGTGGTGCAGACGTGCATCCGCTACTCCCCCGACCAACGCTGCCGGTTCTGTTCCATCGAGGAGTCGCTGCGCGCGGGTGCGACGACCGCGGTGAAGCGACCCGGCGAACTCGCCGAGGTGGCCCGTGCCGCCGTGCGACTCGACGGCGTGACCCAGATGGTGATGACCACCGGCACCTCGGCGGGACCGGATCGCGGTGCCCGCCATCTGGCCCGCTGTGTACGGGCCGTGAAGGAAGCGGTTCCGGGACTTCCGATTCAGGTGCAGTGCGAACCTCCGGCAGATCTGGCCGTGCTCACCGAGTTACGGGAGGCCGGCGCGGACGCGATCGGCATCCACGTCGAATCGCTCGACGACGAGGTGCGTCGCCGGTGGATGCCGGGCAAGGCGACGGTGCCGTTGCACCGGTATCGGGCGGCGTGGCGTGAAGCGGTGAGAGTCTTCGGCCGCAACCAGGTCTCGACATATCTGCTGGTCGGCCTCGGCGAGGACCCCGAGGAGCTGATCGCCGGTGCCGGCGACCTCATCGAGATGGGTGTGTACCCGTTCGTGGTGCCCTTCCGCCCGCACCCCGGGACGCTGGCCGTCGACGTCGACGGGGCGCATGCGCCCGACGCCGCGGTGGTGGAGAAGGTGTCCCGCGAGGTCGCGCACAGACTGCGGCTGGCCGGTATGGCCGGCGCGGATCAGAAAGCGGGTTGCGCGGCATGCGGCGCCTGCGGGGTGCTGCAGAACATGGGAGGCTGA
- a CDS encoding MSMEG_0567/sll0787 family protein, translating into MLSQRFSPYRGDLSILAGSRPAAPGQFLIHRADADEVAQYRRLRRASFVVEQGMFAGSDRDDVDDDPRTVVLVATGADGTVLGGVRLAPACSPDIGWWTGSRLVVDRSSRATGFGPALIRAACAHVESAGALRFEATVQRRYVAMFVGLGWTEHGACVVAGRPHAVMRWSPDPIARAVSATKAFLGEVLEPLRAVPNGLGPAGFVGDDGVPVPGGDVVAACDAIIPSMVERDPEWAGWCSVLVNVNDLSAMGAAPTGLLDAVGAPNRSVLTRIVRGVADASRAWRVPVLGGHTQLGVPASLAVTAFGRAADPVPAGGGSAGDTLRLTVDLAGGWRPGYHGRQWDSTSHRTPGELSQMAAFVAATRPRAAKDVSMAGIAGTAGMLAEASGVGAEIDVAAVPRPAAAEMGSWLTCFPGFGMLTAGAIHSAALPDGVADQVCGRLTGEPGVRLRWPDGVVTTVVAGEVTGLGTACPRSR; encoded by the coding sequence ATGCTTTCTCAACGTTTTTCGCCTTACCGCGGCGATCTGTCGATCCTGGCCGGCTCACGCCCGGCCGCTCCCGGCCAGTTCCTGATCCATCGGGCCGACGCTGACGAGGTGGCCCAGTACCGGCGGCTGCGCCGCGCGTCGTTCGTCGTCGAACAGGGAATGTTCGCCGGCTCCGACCGCGACGACGTCGACGACGACCCGCGCACCGTCGTGCTCGTCGCGACCGGCGCCGACGGCACGGTGCTCGGCGGGGTACGCCTCGCCCCGGCCTGTTCACCCGATATCGGCTGGTGGACGGGGAGCCGTCTGGTGGTCGACCGGTCCTCTCGTGCAACGGGATTCGGACCGGCACTGATCCGTGCCGCGTGCGCCCATGTCGAATCGGCTGGAGCGCTGCGCTTCGAGGCGACTGTGCAGCGCCGGTACGTGGCGATGTTCGTCGGGCTCGGCTGGACCGAACACGGCGCGTGCGTGGTTGCGGGCCGACCGCACGCGGTGATGCGATGGTCACCGGATCCCATTGCCCGCGCGGTATCGGCGACGAAGGCGTTCCTCGGCGAGGTGCTGGAACCGCTGCGCGCTGTGCCGAACGGTCTGGGGCCTGCAGGTTTCGTCGGCGACGACGGAGTACCGGTGCCGGGTGGTGACGTGGTGGCCGCCTGCGACGCGATCATCCCGTCGATGGTCGAACGCGATCCCGAGTGGGCGGGCTGGTGTTCGGTGCTCGTCAACGTCAACGATCTGTCGGCGATGGGTGCGGCGCCGACGGGCCTGCTCGATGCGGTCGGCGCCCCGAACCGGTCCGTGCTCACCCGGATCGTGCGCGGCGTGGCCGACGCCTCGCGGGCCTGGCGGGTCCCGGTGCTCGGCGGCCACACCCAGCTCGGGGTGCCGGCATCGTTGGCGGTCACGGCCTTCGGGCGCGCCGCCGACCCGGTCCCGGCCGGCGGCGGATCGGCCGGTGACACCTTGCGTCTCACCGTCGACCTGGCCGGCGGCTGGCGTCCCGGCTATCACGGCCGGCAGTGGGATTCCACCAGCCACCGCACCCCCGGTGAGCTGTCCCAGATGGCGGCGTTCGTCGCCGCGACGCGTCCCCGCGCCGCCAAGGACGTCAGCATGGCGGGAATCGCGGGGACGGCCGGCATGCTCGCCGAGGCGAGTGGTGTCGGCGCCGAGATCGACGTCGCGGCGGTGCCGCGCCCGGCCGCCGCCGAGATGGGCTCGTGGCTGACCTGCTTCCCCGGATTCGGCATGTTGACCGCAGGGGCGATCCACTCCGCCGCTCTGCCCGACGGCGTCGCCGATCAGGTGTGCGGCAGGCTCACCGGGGAACCGGGGGTGCGGCTGCGTTGGCCGGACGGCGTGGTGACGACGGTCGTCGCGGGCGAGGTGACCGGCCTGGGAACCGCGTGTCCCCGGTCACGGTAG
- a CDS encoding carbon-nitrogen hydrolase family protein gives MSPVTVGAVAAHFGRDVDRAVAKVTGIIEAAAREGTDLLVFPDACLGGYIGDLRSPDPADPPPALDPDGPEIGAVIAAAGAMTVCVGYAEAAPGGSRYNSAICVSGDGVLGTHRKVHQPAGESLTYLAGDTFTAFDTPVGRLGMLIDYDKTFPESTRALALDGAQIIAALSAWPASVTDRASSLPADRQSRLFDLYDCARAAENQVVLLSANQTGVMGSLRFLGQAKVVGPGGEVLATTRSKGGLACARIDVDAEIARARKVLNHLAERRVDTYSVTSRS, from the coding sequence GTGTCCCCGGTCACGGTAGGAGCCGTCGCGGCGCACTTCGGACGCGACGTGGACCGCGCCGTCGCCAAGGTGACCGGCATCATCGAGGCCGCCGCCCGCGAGGGCACCGATCTTCTGGTGTTCCCGGACGCATGCCTGGGCGGCTACATCGGCGATCTGCGCTCACCCGACCCGGCCGATCCGCCGCCGGCGCTGGATCCGGACGGGCCCGAGATCGGCGCGGTGATCGCCGCCGCCGGGGCGATGACGGTGTGTGTCGGCTACGCCGAGGCCGCCCCGGGCGGTTCTCGCTACAACTCGGCGATCTGCGTGTCGGGTGACGGTGTCCTCGGCACCCACCGCAAGGTGCACCAACCGGCCGGTGAGTCGCTGACATATCTGGCCGGTGACACGTTCACCGCGTTCGACACACCGGTCGGGCGCCTGGGCATGCTGATCGACTACGACAAGACGTTCCCCGAATCCACGCGTGCGCTGGCCCTCGACGGTGCGCAGATCATCGCGGCGCTGTCGGCGTGGCCGGCCAGTGTCACCGATCGGGCGTCATCGCTGCCCGCAGACCGCCAGTCGCGGTTGTTCGACCTCTACGACTGCGCCCGCGCCGCCGAGAATCAGGTGGTGCTGCTGTCCGCCAACCAGACCGGCGTGATGGGATCGCTGCGTTTCCTCGGACAGGCCAAAGTGGTGGGACCCGGCGGCGAGGTGCTGGCGACCACGCGCTCCAAGGGCGGGCTGGCCTGCGCACGGATCGACGTCGACGCCGAAATCGCCCGCGCCCGAAAGGTGTTGAACCACCTCGCGGAGCGCAGGGTGGACACCTACTCGGTGACCTCGCGGAGCTGA